Part of the Pyrobaculum calidifontis JCM 11548 genome, TATAGGCGCTGGCACTATCTTCTGAAGAATTCCCCCGAGCGCCGCGTCAATCACGGCGGGGTAGAGGAGCACGGCCAGAGTAACCCCCGCCGCCGCAAGGGCGAGCGCCGTCTTTAGAGGAAAACGGCTTGTCTTCTGCGCCAGTTTAAGGCCTAGTTTTTTGGTTTTAATTTTCATAGTTGGGATATTTCTCCTATATTTAAGCTTTTTCAGATTTAAATACCTGAAAAATTCTCTACCCCCATGCTGTACATAGTGGGCGTGGGGCCTGGAGACCCCTCTCTGGCCACGTTGAAAGCCGTAGATACAATCCGCGGGTGCAGAGTGGTGTTGGGCTGGCGTAGCGTGGTGGAGAGGTTTAAACACCTGCTTGATGGAAAGGAGGTGGTTTATTTGACCTATGGGAATCAAGAGGCTGAGTTGAGGAGGGCGGCCGAGAGGGCCGCGGGCGATGAGGTCTGCCTCTTGGTGCATGGCGATCCCCTGGTCTCCGACTGGGAGCTTCTTGAGAGGGTAAGGGCGCTTGGCGTAGATTTCGAAGTGGTGAACGGCGTCTCCTCTGTAAACGTGGCGCTTGGAAGAGTGGGGCTGGACTTGGCTCAGGTGGTGTTTCTCACCATGCACGCCTCAAGGCCGCAGGACGTAGCCGAAGTGGCTTGTGTTGCAAGGAGCAGGGCGCTTGTAATTTTCCCTCCCCCTGGCGGAATTAGGCGGCTGGCAGAGGCGTTGATCTCGCTGGGCATGGGCAAGTGCCGCGCCGTGGTGCTGGAAAACCTTACTCTGCCGGGGGAGTGGGAGTGGAGGGGGTCTGTAGAAGAGATGGCAGAGCTCGACGCAGGGGACCTCGCGGCCGTCGTGGTGGACTGCCGTGTCTCTTGACCTGCTGTGGAGGGGGGTTGCCGTAGTGTACGCCTCAGAGGCTGGGCGGCATCCCGCCGAGAGAGTGGCCGAGTCGCTGAGGGGGGCGGGCGTGGCAGCATATATCTTCAGGTACGGCCAGTTGGAGGACGTCTGGGGATGCTACGACGCGTATGTGTTCGTCATGGCGCTGGGGGGCGTGGTGAGGTGGCTCTGCGGCAGACTGGTGGACAAGGCGGCGGACCCCCCAGTCGTGGTGGTGTCCCACGACTTAGGCCACGTGGTGCCGGTGGTGGGCATGCACAGGGGGGCCAACGGCTTGGCCATAGAGCTGGCGAAGCTTCTTGGCGCAACTCCAGTCTTGACAACGGCCGCTGAGGCGGCGGGATTTGCGCCCGTCGAAGACCTCGAGAGGGCGCTACTGTGCGGCTTAGATCCGCGAGACGCCTTAGAGGTCTACCGGGCGCTTGCGTTGGGCAAGACGGTGTGCGTCGACGCCCCTCTTCCACGCCCCCTCCCTGGCTATAGGCAGGGCAACGACTGCGACGTGGTGGTGTGGGTGGGTTGCGATGGGGAGATGTGTTGTAGGCCGTGGAAGATTTACGCAGGCTTCGGCGCCACTTCTACGGCTACCGTAGAGGACGTAGTAGAGGCTATTCTACAAGCTATGAAGGCGGTGGGGGCAAC contains:
- a CDS encoding CbtB-domain containing protein, which gives rise to MKIKTKKLGLKLAQKTSRFPLKTALALAAAGVTLAVLLYPAVIDAALGGILQKIVPAPIYNAIHELRHLLGIPCH
- a CDS encoding cobalt-precorrin-7 (C(5))-methyltransferase; amino-acid sequence: MLYIVGVGPGDPSLATLKAVDTIRGCRVVLGWRSVVERFKHLLDGKEVVYLTYGNQEAELRRAAERAAGDEVCLLVHGDPLVSDWELLERVRALGVDFEVVNGVSSVNVALGRVGLDLAQVVFLTMHASRPQDVAEVACVARSRALVIFPPPGGIRRLAEALISLGMGKCRAVVLENLTLPGEWEWRGSVEEMAELDAGDLAAVVVDCRVS
- the cbiG gene encoding cobalt-precorrin 5A hydrolase, which gives rise to MSLDLLWRGVAVVYASEAGRHPAERVAESLRGAGVAAYIFRYGQLEDVWGCYDAYVFVMALGGVVRWLCGRLVDKAADPPVVVVSHDLGHVVPVVGMHRGANGLAIELAKLLGATPVLTTAAEAAGFAPVEDLERALLCGLDPRDALEVYRALALGKTVCVDAPLPRPLPGYRQGNDCDVVVWVGCDGEMCCRPWKIYAGFGATSTATVEDVVEAILQAMKAVGATTLEAVASIKPLVYQVAERLGTRPILLNPGQLARDRCLSPPLEIAKATVGAGNVAEASALAAAGPRGFLLYRKRSYKRRVTVAIAAST